DNA from Mesorhizobium loti R88b:
AGCGCAGCGACAGGCTGGACACACTCGCCGATGGGCGGCTCGCTGCAATTGTCGATTCTTCTTTCGATGCCATCATCAGCAAGGATTTGAACAGCATCGTCATGAGCTGGAACCTGGCGGCCGAACGCATGTTCGGCTACAGCGCGGAGGAGGCAGTCGGCCAATCGATCCTCATGCTCATTCCCGATCACCTCAAGAGCGAAGAGACCGAGATCATCGGCAGGGTCCGCAACGGCGAGCGGGTGGCGAGCTATGAGACGATTCGACAGCGCAAGGACGGCACGCTGATCTCCGTCTCGCTGACGGTTTCGCCGATCAAGAACGCCCATGGCGAGATCGTCGGCGCTTCGAAGATCGCCCGCGACATTTCCGCCGCCAAGGAGAGCGAGCGCCGCATCAGGCTCTTGATGCGGGAGGTCAATCATCGCGTCAAGAACCAGTTCGCGGTCATCCTGTCTATGGTCAGGGAGACCAGCAAGCGCTCGAGCGATCCGCGCGAGTTCGAGGAGCTGATCCGCGCCCGCATCATGGCGCTGTCGCGTTCGCACGATCTGCTGGTTACCTCGGAATGGGCGGGCGCCAGCCTGTTCGACCTGATCCAGGAACATCTGAAGCCCTTCGGCCACGAGGAGCAGACCCTGCTCTCCGGCCCGGTGCTGACGCTACAGTCGAATGCGGTGCAGAACCTCGGCATGGCTTTCCACGAACTTGGCACCAACTCGTCCAAATATGGCGCGCTGGGCAGCGAAGACGGCCGGGTCGAAATCACCTGGACGATAGGCTCCGGCGATCCGGGTTCAGATGCTTCTGGCTCGGGGGCTTCGGCCGGGCGTGAATTCCATCTGCTCTGGAAAGAGACATCCACGCCTCGTCCTGACGACGGGCACGACGAGACCACGCGCAAGGGCTTCGGCACTGTCGTCCTGCAGCGGGTGGCGCCGCAATCGCTGGGTGGGACCGCCGCCCTGGAGCGGTCGCCCGGCCAGCTCAGCTGGCGCCTCAGCGCGCCGTTGGCGTCGATTATCGTGCCGCAAGCCGGCGTCGATATGGACGATGCCGCCGCGCTGGGCTTCGGCATTTAGAGCAAATTCGGTAAAAGTGCGAAACCGACGACCTAGAGAATATTGGTTGTCACTTCGACGATGATGGCGGCACCTTCCGGTGTGCCGCCGGGAACATGCACCACGCGTGAGACCCGCAGGTCCTGTTGACTTCCGTCGACCGACAGCGAAACGCTTTCTCCGATCCGCGGCACCGCCTGGAAAATGGCGTCGGCGGCGTCGGGCCGATTGTCGATGGATATGCGGCAGTTGACGGTCATGAAATGTCTCCTGTGTCTAGCCATGCCCCGTTGGTCAACGCGAGGTCGATGAAATGGTTTCAGGAAGATCGGTTCAAAGCCCTGGGGATGCCCGCAGGAGGGCTGCTCCCTCATCATAGGCCAGACCCACGCTTAACGCCTTCAAAGTTGGCACAAAGGGCGGCGGCCGGCCCGGCACAGATCTGGTTGGGCAAGGAAGCGGGCCGCACCAAGACCTTGGTCCCAATAGGAAAAGCCCGCCACAGGAGCGACCTGCGGCGGGCTTTCTAAGTGGCTACATCCCTGAGGAATCGACCGCTCGTGGTTGTAATGTGAACCACGTGACCGCCTTGGCCTATGGTGTGATCGCGGAAGCCGGACTCAGGACATGAGGTGGCATGACGATTTCCGGCAACTTTGTGGATAACGGACTCGTAGATCAATTGGCCGCCCTTTTGTCCCTTGTACCGGGGCGGCTGGCTCGCTGAGATTTCGTTGGGGTTTTCTCGGCGAGCCTATGGCGGGCTTCAGTCCTTGTGCAGGACGATATACCGGCTGCTGACGGCATCCGCCCCTTTGCCCCTCGTGACGACAACCGTCCTATATCCGGCCGGCAATGAAGCTGTTGCGGACGGGTCGACCGAACGGCACCGCCCGACCATTTCCCCATGGGGCGCGGTTGCGAGCCTGTCAGCCAATGCCAGCTGGCACTCATCGAGCGATGCAAAAATGGTGGGAGCCATATCAATCGGCTTGCAGACGGATGGGGCGCCAGGGTTGCAAGAGAGCAGAACCATTACCGCGGAAGTTGCCAGATCCATGTCTTGAAGCTCCATCTCGGACGAGCTTCAACGCGCTATGCCGATGTTTGTTGCACCGGGTTCGCGGCCCGCTGCCCTCAGGTGGCGTGGCGTTTTAAAGGCAGACGGGAACAAGAGGGGAGCGAGCCGGTTTTCTGAGGATGGGAGGAAGTGGATATGCCAGACAAGATCAAAGACCCATCGCGGCCCGACCCGAAGGAGACACCTGTCCGTCGTCCCGACAAGGAAGCGTCGCCAGAACCCCGACATGTCGATCCGCCACCGCGAGACGTGCGAGAGGCACCGGCACCCAATCCAAACGGGGACGAGAAGTCCTGATCGCCGCTCGACGCCGGGACGACAAACCGATGCACACGAACCGCGCGCCGGCAGCGCTGGGGAGCGGCAGTTATGGGGTCAGTCCAAAATTGGATAGACCAGCTCGCCGCTCCCCGTTTTTGGGGATCGGGCCACGACGGCGCGTCGCCTTAGTCCGCATGTGTACGCTGCCGCTTACTCGTCTCATATTGGTCACGTTGGCTGACCATGGGCATAACCCATTGAAATTGTTGGTTCCCGCTCATGGGCTCGAACCACGATTCACGCCTTCAAAGGGCGCTGTCCTACCATTAGACGAAGCGGGAGAAGCGGGCAGGGCGCATCACCCCTAGCCGGTTCGGGCGCCAGGATCAACGTGGTCCTGATCCGCGGTTAAAATTGGCACAGGTAAAATTGGTGCAGGCCGCTGCTGTCACTCCGGGAAATTGTTCACGGGTTCGTCGCACCTGTAGACCGGGCAGTGTCCGTCGCGGGCAGGGATATAGGCCGACATCGGCACTTCGGGCCAGTCGCATTCATTGCCGAACTGCCTGACATAGCGGTCATAGGTGTTCGGTCCTGTGGTCAGCACCACGGCGCGGTGGCTCTGGATCGCGGCTTGGATCGCGGCGCAGCTCATGCTGCGGCTGTCAGGCCGCGCCTCGGCCAGACCGGTCGCCGCGAGCACGGTGCCAAGGGTCATCAACAGGATGCGAACACGAGCGGACATGGCGGTTTCTCTCTGTCTTGTTTCTCTGTCTTGGCGCAATTGCGGATAAAAACCGATTCACTTTTTCTGGAATTGCTCCCGGGCGTGATTCTACAAAACTCACAATCGGTCCGCCGGTTCCGCGACGGACTGTGCCTTGTGCGTGGCGAGACGTGGCGCGGAGCCGCGCAACCAAATCGCGCGTCGCGCATTGCTGGGCATGGACAGCAGGAAACCCTATGAATCACCGCAATGGCGGCCCGGAGACGGGGGCCGCGAGGCCATGTGCTGTTCTTTCTGCGGTGCCCGCGACCATCGCTATGAGGATTGCCCGCAAAGGGCCGATCCGCCAGATGTCCCGTCCGAAGGCGAGGCAGAGACGCCTCGCTGACCCCTAGCGTCGCGGCCAGTGATTTCGTGATGAAAGTTTCCAGGGACAAAGCGGCTGGCACGGCCAAGGGCGGCGCCAACCCCGACCCATCTCGATGAGATTGAGTTCTGTGCCCGCTGAGGCTAGCGCCCGGCCGATCTCCGCTACATCCGTACTTTGCCGGTATCGCCAATGTCCGGCCTGATATCGCTGACCGCGGCTGCCAGCATTTTAACGTAGCTGACGACGGTGCCCGGGCTATCCCAGAACTGGGCGTCTTTCGGCGTCACCTTGAGCACGCGGATCGACGGATCGTCGGCGCTGTCCCACCAGGCTTTTGCGGGTGTCGACCACAATTCCTTGATCTTCGCGCGGTCATTGGAAACCTCCGCCACGCCGCTGACGGAGACATATTTCTGGCCCCTGGAATCGGCAAAGGCCAGGGCGACATTCGGTTCAGCCTCGATCTCATCATCCTTGTGGCTGTCGGCGTCGGTCAGGAAATAGATGGTGTTCTCCTCGCGCACAGTGTGCGCTGCCATGGGCCGTGAGCGAATGTCCTCGCCTTCGCGGGTGGCCAGCATGCAGAAGCCTATCTTGTCCATCAGCTTCCAGACGCGGTCGAGATCGTTTTTGTCGCTGGTCATCAGTTGCTCCTGTTCTAGAGGTCAAGGCGCAACTCCGACCCCTTGGCAAGGTTCCCTGTCGCAGGTCGAAAATCCGGGATGTTTCAGGTGCCCCTGTTGGACGGAACTCCAGCACGCCGTTCACGTTGTGGGCTTCTGGCATTCAAAGGAAAATCATGGAACAGCTTGTCGAGGAATTCGGCCATCCCACCTACACCTCGTTTCCGGTCATCGCCGCGCGATTGTTGCTGGCGACGCTTTACGGCGCGGTCATCGGCTTCGAACGCGAATGGCGCAACCGCCCCGCCGGACTGCGTACGCATATTCTCGTCTGCGTCGCTGCCGCCACTTTCGGCATCCTGACGATCGAGATCATCCATGCGCCGATGTTCGCGCAGGACTCGGTCAAGGTCGATCCGATCCGCGTGGTCGAAGCCGTGACCGCCGGCGTCGCCTTCCTGGCGGCCGGCTCGATCATGTTTTCGCGCGGCGAGGTGCATGGGCTGACGACAGGTGCCGGCATGTGGCTCGCTGGCGCGATCGGTGTCGCCTGCGGGCTCGGCCTCTGGCAAGTGGCCGGGCTCGGTACGCTGATCGTGCTTGTCGTGGCCGGCTTGCTGCATCGGCTCCAACTCGGAACGGGCGCGGTGGCAGGATCTGACAAGAAATCCGCTCCGGTGTCTGGCAAGCGGCCGCGCGAATAGAATCCATGCGATGGATTTTTGGTCGCCAACCTTTTTGGCAGACAGGCGTTGTCCCTGCGAAGGGAAGGCCGCCGCCGGCGGCCGTGCAAGAAAAGGAGGCCGAGATGAAACCTCTCGCCATCGCTTCGCTGATGCTGGCCCTGGCAGTGCCGGCAGCGGCACAGACGGATCCGCAGCAGAGCCCGGCCCAGCAGGCCGACAAATGCCGGATGCAGTCGGACCAAGGCGCCAAGCAGCAGCCTGGCGGCGGCAATCTGACCGACAAGCTCAGCGATTGCGGCGGGGTGCTGAAACCGCCGGCCACCGGCGATCAGGGCATCGCCGCGCCGGCGCCCGACGAGGGCAAGACACCGGTGATCAAGCCGGGCGAAGTGCCGGCCCAGCCGCCTGCCCAGTAGAAGTTAATAGAGATTAATTTGCCGGAACCTCGGCTTGTCGAGGACGTTTCTGTCGGGACTTCGAATTCTGAAAGGACGGCACTGTGAGAGATATCGCCAGCACCGCCACATTTCTCGCCTCGATCGCCATTGTCATCGTGCTGATGCTGATGGCCCCCAAGAATTTCGGCATCGGAAACGAAAGCCCTATCGTCCATGGCGAGCAGCCGCCCCAATAATCAGCAGTCTCCGTAAAAAAGAAGGGCAAGGCGCCACGCGCCTTGCCCTTCTTTTTTAGGTGGTGTCCATGGCAATCGGAAAATTAGCGAACCAACACGCCGGCATGGTTGCATAGGGCGGCAAAGGCTTCCTGAGCTTGCGCCGCGCCGCCATCGCCATTCAGCGCCGCCTCTATCTGCTCTCGCGCGGCCTGATAGAAGGGACCGCGCTTTGCCTGCGGCCAATCGATCAGGATTTCGCTGGCATCCCTCAGCGTGACGACGTCCCGGATCGTGTTCGAGCCGTGTGGTCTGATCCGTATTGGCGTCGACAGCATCAAATCGGCCATTCGCTTTCCCGCTATTGGAGGATGTGTGCTTCGCGTGCGGCGTCGATCATCGCCCGCATCGCCTTTTTCGGCGGCGTCCAGCCATCGAGCGCGTCGCGGCAGCAGCGCAGCGCCGCCCGGTATTGGCGGCCCTGGCCGGCCGGCCAGTCGCCGAGGCATTCCAGACCTTCCCAGGCGCTGCGCACCACGCGCTCGCGCTCGGCGGCGAATTTCAGGCGGACAGGGTGGGGAAACATCTTGTCGTTCAACGGTCGTCTCCGTAACGGATAGAGGTTGGCCCCTGAGCGAGCTGCCTGTTCGGGAGAACGGTGCACTGAAGGGGCGCCGGATAACGTCGCCGATCGGGGAGGGTTCCGGCCCCGAAAGATGAATTTTCAATCGTGCGCGACGGCGTCCGACAAAGGTCTTGGCGCTGGCGGTTCGTCGTCCTTCGGCATTGTCCGATCATGGGGCCGGTCATGCTCGAACTGCTCGGTGCCGGGCAGAGCGTGCAGCCAGGTCTCACGCCGGGTGATCCACAATTCGTATTCGGGGGCGAGGTCGGTCGGCGCGACATCGAGGCTGCCGAGCATCACCTCGACCTCGTCGTCACCGAC
Protein-coding regions in this window:
- a CDS encoding MgtC/SapB family protein; its protein translation is MEQLVEEFGHPTYTSFPVIAARLLLATLYGAVIGFEREWRNRPAGLRTHILVCVAAATFGILTIEIIHAPMFAQDSVKVDPIRVVEAVTAGVAFLAAGSIMFSRGEVHGLTTGAGMWLAGAIGVACGLGLWQVAGLGTLIVLVVAGLLHRLQLGTGAVAGSDKKSAPVSGKRPRE
- a CDS encoding pyridoxamine 5'-phosphate oxidase family protein codes for the protein MTSDKNDLDRVWKLMDKIGFCMLATREGEDIRSRPMAAHTVREENTIYFLTDADSHKDDEIEAEPNVALAFADSRGQKYVSVSGVAEVSNDRAKIKELWSTPAKAWWDSADDPSIRVLKVTPKDAQFWDSPGTVVSYVKMLAAAVSDIRPDIGDTGKVRM
- a CDS encoding DUF982 domain-containing protein; protein product: MADLMLSTPIRIRPHGSNTIRDVVTLRDASEILIDWPQAKRGPFYQAAREQIEAALNGDGGAAQAQEAFAALCNHAGVLVR
- a CDS encoding DUF982 domain-containing protein produces the protein MNDKMFPHPVRLKFAAERERVVRSAWEGLECLGDWPAGQGRQYRAALRCCRDALDGWTPPKKAMRAMIDAAREAHILQ
- a CDS encoding PAS domain S-box protein; the protein is MAEFQTVMADSKRSDRLDTLADGRLAAIVDSSFDAIISKDLNSIVMSWNLAAERMFGYSAEEAVGQSILMLIPDHLKSEETEIIGRVRNGERVASYETIRQRKDGTLISVSLTVSPIKNAHGEIVGASKIARDISAAKESERRIRLLMREVNHRVKNQFAVILSMVRETSKRSSDPREFEELIRARIMALSRSHDLLVTSEWAGASLFDLIQEHLKPFGHEEQTLLSGPVLTLQSNAVQNLGMAFHELGTNSSKYGALGSEDGRVEITWTIGSGDPGSDASGSGASAGREFHLLWKETSTPRPDDGHDETTRKGFGTVVLQRVAPQSLGGTAALERSPGQLSWRLSAPLASIIVPQAGVDMDDAAALGFGI